A single region of the Borrelia hermsii DAH genome encodes:
- the era gene encoding GTPase Era, translating to MKSGFVSIIGRPSTGKSTLLNSICGHQISIISSTPQTTRNKIKGIFTDKRGQIIFIDTPGFHLSKKKFNIALMNNVHSAITETELILYVIDIQDEPGIEENEILTIISKSKINFLVVINKIDIQKTKEREIMIFLEKKGIKKDNIIKISAEQKINIEEIKDKIYANLQEGPLYYPEEYYTDQEMNLRTSEIIRGVTIKKLKEELPYSLYTQIEILEDRKNKLFIKANIIVAGESQKGIIVGKGGQGIKAIGEEARKIISKIFEKKCDLFLQVKLRKNWNKNSKLIKNLIN from the coding sequence ATGAAATCAGGATTTGTATCAATAATAGGCAGACCTTCAACGGGAAAATCTACACTCTTAAATTCAATATGCGGACACCAAATATCAATTATTTCATCTACACCACAAACAACTAGAAATAAAATAAAAGGAATATTTACAGATAAAAGGGGTCAAATTATTTTCATAGATACACCAGGATTTCATCTAAGTAAAAAGAAATTCAATATAGCATTGATGAATAACGTACATTCAGCAATTACAGAAACAGAATTAATTCTTTATGTAATTGATATTCAAGATGAACCTGGTATTGAAGAAAATGAAATATTAACAATTATCAGTAAATCCAAAATTAATTTCTTAGTAGTCATCAATAAGATTGACATTCAAAAAACAAAAGAAAGAGAAATCATGATTTTTTTAGAAAAAAAAGGAATCAAGAAAGACAATATCATAAAAATCTCCGCTGAGCAAAAAATCAATATTGAAGAAATTAAAGATAAGATTTATGCAAATCTCCAAGAAGGTCCTCTTTATTACCCAGAAGAATATTATACAGATCAGGAAATGAACTTAAGAACTAGTGAAATAATTAGAGGCGTAACTATTAAAAAACTCAAAGAAGAACTACCATATTCTTTATATACACAGATCGAAATTTTAGAAGATAGGAAAAATAAACTTTTTATTAAAGCAAATATTATTGTAGCTGGAGAGAGTCAAAAGGGCATAATAGTCGGCAAGGGGGGGCAAGGAATCAAAGCAATTGGAGAAGAAGCAAGAAAGATAATATCAAAAATATTTGAAAAAAAATGTGATTTATTCTTACAAGTGAAATTAAGAAAAAATTGGAATAAAAATTCTAAACTAATTAAAAATTTAATCAATTAG
- a CDS encoding DUF192 domain-containing protein, which yields MILRFLFALIFYVSCTSHVYDKAIIINNTKFFVKLAFDELTRTKGYMGTKNINENNGMLFIFKKEKNLSFWMKDTPVPLEIAYINSAGIIKEIYSLVPFSKRIVNSRYKVKYALEVPEGSFSKFKIKVGDKVNFNFDVNSLNVE from the coding sequence TTGATCCTGCGGTTTCTTTTTGCATTAATTTTTTATGTGTCTTGTACCAGTCATGTATATGATAAAGCAATTATTATCAATAATACTAAATTTTTTGTTAAGCTTGCATTTGATGAGCTTACTAGAACTAAAGGGTATATGGGAACTAAGAACATAAATGAAAATAATGGCATGCTTTTTATTTTTAAGAAAGAGAAAAATTTATCTTTTTGGATGAAAGATACTCCTGTGCCACTTGAGATTGCTTATATTAATTCTGCGGGCATTATTAAGGAAATTTACAGCTTGGTTCCTTTTTCAAAAAGGATTGTGAATTCTAGGTATAAGGTCAAATATGCTCTTGAGGTTCCAGAGGGTTCTTTTTCTAAATTTAAAATCAAGGTAGGCGACAAGGTAAATTTTAATTTTGATGTTAATTCTTTGAATGTAGAATAG
- a CDS encoding N-acetylmuramoyl-L-alanine amidase family protein, whose amino-acid sequence MINLIFVFLFLDAREFDYVNILDSFDSRRFKFNFNIENDILTIEHEKGHLKLKVGFEYGLLSIGYYIYVDPILLKNGEILITKRALMQIKNYFSSLQSYSKPRITSIVIDPGHGGHDRGAVVTHKINEHNITLLEKDFSLTYSIYLYKILSNYFLDRNILLTRVDDVFVSLQDRSELANAIKPDFPNNVIFLSMHVNNAPNPEARGIEFWYLPQDSKREVVRNFKGYDIRGNRYLRELNDILDIQYKYESKKLAEILYETFSDVLYETKIRSIREEQWFVIKNSSMPAVLIEIGFLSNIDDAMLILDYNYMSKMNMLVLKSLIKFIEFYEK is encoded by the coding sequence TTGATTAATTTAATCTTTGTCTTTCTATTTTTAGATGCCCGAGAATTTGATTATGTTAATATTCTTGATTCATTTGACAGTAGGCGCTTTAAGTTTAACTTTAACATTGAAAATGATATTCTTACAATTGAACATGAGAAGGGACATCTTAAGCTTAAGGTGGGATTTGAATATGGCCTTTTGTCTATTGGTTATTATATTTATGTAGATCCTATCCTTTTAAAGAATGGGGAAATCTTGATAACCAAGAGGGCTTTGATGCAGATTAAAAATTATTTTAGCTCTTTGCAAAGCTACAGCAAGCCACGAATAACATCGATAGTAATCGATCCTGGTCATGGTGGACATGATAGAGGAGCTGTTGTGACTCATAAAATAAATGAACATAATATTACTCTTTTAGAGAAGGATTTTTCTTTAACTTATTCTATTTATTTATATAAAATATTGAGTAATTATTTTTTAGATAGGAATATTTTGTTAACGCGTGTAGATGATGTTTTCGTGTCGTTACAAGACAGATCTGAACTTGCAAATGCAATTAAACCAGATTTTCCAAATAATGTTATATTTTTATCAATGCATGTAAATAATGCGCCAAATCCTGAAGCTAGGGGAATTGAATTTTGGTATCTTCCTCAGGATTCAAAAAGAGAAGTTGTAAGAAATTTTAAAGGATATGATATTAGAGGTAATAGATACTTAAGGGAGCTTAATGATATACTAGATATTCAGTATAAATATGAGTCAAAGAAATTAGCTGAGATTTTATATGAGACTTTTAGTGATGTTTTATATGAAACCAAGATACGATCAATTAGGGAAGAGCAGTGGTTTGTGATCAAAAATAGTAGTATGCCTGCTGTGTTGATTGAGATTGGGTTTTTATCTAATATTGATGATGCGATGTTAATTTTAGATTACAATTATATGAGTAAGATGAATATGTTAGTACTTAAATCTTTAATTAAGTTTATTGAATTTTATGAAAAATGA
- a CDS encoding flagellar filament outer layer protein FlaA, with amino-acid sequence MTKARNIVFILFFLIILSPLFGQEAIGAGANSPKDEPGEVVFDFVELARDPSSTRLDLADYVDRVYSGASSVVKAEDMVLDLGISNWTVLLAPSARMQAYVKNSVVVPAVVKAESKRYAGDTILGVRILFPSYSQSSAMVLPPFKIPFYAGEDGKQFLGKGLIDNIKIMKEVKVTVYSLGHEVDLEVLFEDMSGMEYVYPLGTLKFKGWADLVWSNPNYIPGMSARVVKDNIPNYPLPSSKMRFKAFRVLKSHSSRDQNLIFYVKDVRVIYSKLSVSLDSDIDNESVFKIYETRGAESLRRLKSQEALKRVLKIRESVSMPGESFQSFLEKGGNDESGARTEKQ; translated from the coding sequence ATGACTAAAGCAAGAAACATTGTTTTTATTTTATTTTTTCTTATTATCTTAAGTCCTCTTTTCGGACAAGAAGCAATTGGTGCAGGTGCTAATTCCCCTAAGGATGAGCCTGGCGAAGTAGTTTTTGATTTTGTTGAACTTGCAAGAGATCCAAGTTCAACAAGGCTTGATCTTGCAGATTATGTTGATCGTGTGTATTCCGGAGCTTCAAGTGTTGTGAAAGCAGAAGATATGGTATTAGACCTTGGAATAAGTAATTGGACTGTTCTTCTAGCTCCTTCAGCTAGGATGCAGGCTTATGTAAAAAATTCTGTTGTTGTTCCAGCTGTTGTTAAGGCTGAATCTAAAAGATATGCAGGCGATACAATCTTAGGAGTGAGAATATTATTCCCAAGTTATTCTCAATCTTCTGCAATGGTTTTGCCTCCATTTAAGATCCCGTTTTATGCTGGGGAGGATGGTAAGCAGTTTTTAGGTAAAGGTCTTATTGATAATATTAAAATTATGAAAGAAGTTAAGGTTACTGTTTACAGTTTGGGTCATGAGGTCGATCTTGAAGTTTTATTTGAAGATATGAGTGGTATGGAATATGTATATCCTTTAGGTACCTTGAAATTTAAAGGTTGGGCAGATTTAGTGTGGTCAAATCCTAATTATATTCCAGGTATGAGCGCTAGAGTGGTTAAGGATAACATTCCTAATTATCCCCTTCCCTCAAGTAAGATGAGATTTAAGGCATTTAGGGTTTTAAAATCTCATAGCTCAAGGGATCAGAATTTGATTTTTTATGTTAAGGATGTAAGAGTTATTTATAGTAAGTTAAGTGTTTCCTTGGATTCTGATATTGATAATGAATCTGTATTTAAGATTTATGAGACACGTGGGGCAGAATCACTTCGACGATTGAAATCACAGGAAGCTCTTAAGAGAGTTTTAAAGATTAGAGAAAGTGTGTCAATGCCAGGTGAGTCTTTCCAAAGTTTCTTAGAGAAAGGCGGCAATGATGAATCTGGGGCACGAACTGAAAAACAATAA
- a CDS encoding chemotaxis protein CheA, whose amino-acid sequence MLDSDSKELLEIFFEEAQNLVDTLEENIMSLEDDPNNAETIDEIFRAAHTLKGGSASVDMMELSGFTHVVEDVFDAIRDNKLKICNDLVDLLLNALDVIKGMLDARLNGDVYLQDVSELKNKLRGFLGDEHQTASVVSLENINDDEFLLSSRELSDMREVVGLEQKVLRVSIYFDQDNPMATIAGIQMFQALKDLGPILYTVPNYEQIIADKFLSRVDYYLISLNNRNVAEKIDLSDVALSYAIDEFDIGSELAKANSREKNAVVHDTVSKGELQLSNDELISLREHIGDAELFEVKLNFNKDNPMATISGFQMLQALKSLGEVYKSIPDSEDLLTDKFFDSIVYYLISNTSVESISKKVDLSDVVISFDIKKIDLEHIKDGDLNTEVESYTPVKEPKKPAVNVNLIRIDSKRIDSILNLVSEAVISKSAYNQINSDITSFLYGFNHFYDYQESFRNSFLVDLKMIFKDVGLELESSLESQIANLVEHKIDKTLQDMVGLRDLLLKILQDSRFASNRLSRIITDLHESVLKTRMLPVSGIFSRFTRVVRDLSKKLGKVVELRTEGEDTEVDKSVIDDLVDPLMHCIRNSMDHGLETVDERLSNGKDKTGHIVLRAKNEGNVISIEIEDDGRGIDPNIIRRKSIERGLIKENTVLSESEILNLIFEPGFSTASQITDVSGRGVGLDVVKSNVKKLNGNIIIDSKVNVGTTFKIKLPLTLVIVQGLLVKSGSEIYVIPLNSVLETHRISEENIKFLENDHEVYNLREEVISVLRLDELFNIKDDQTLYEKFLIVISINDKKAGIIVDSILGEEDFVVKPIKDKYASSPGIVGATTLGNGKVVLIIDVFRLFDLKDMKG is encoded by the coding sequence ATGCTAGATTCAGATAGTAAAGAGCTTTTAGAGATTTTTTTTGAGGAAGCTCAGAATCTTGTAGATACTCTTGAAGAGAATATTATGTCATTAGAGGATGACCCTAATAATGCAGAAACTATTGATGAGATATTTAGGGCGGCACATACTCTTAAGGGCGGTTCAGCTTCTGTTGATATGATGGAACTCTCAGGTTTTACTCATGTTGTTGAGGATGTATTTGATGCTATTAGAGATAATAAATTAAAGATATGCAATGATCTTGTTGATTTACTTTTAAATGCGCTTGATGTAATAAAAGGCATGCTTGATGCACGTCTTAATGGAGATGTTTATTTACAAGATGTAAGCGAGCTTAAAAATAAATTAAGAGGGTTTTTAGGAGACGAGCATCAGACAGCTTCTGTTGTATCTTTAGAGAATATAAATGATGATGAATTTTTGCTTTCTTCCCGTGAACTTAGTGATATGCGCGAAGTTGTAGGACTTGAGCAAAAGGTTTTAAGAGTTAGTATTTATTTTGATCAAGATAATCCTATGGCTACAATTGCTGGCATACAAATGTTTCAGGCTTTAAAAGACTTAGGACCAATTCTTTACACTGTTCCTAATTATGAGCAAATTATTGCAGATAAGTTTTTAAGCAGAGTAGATTATTATTTAATATCTTTAAATAATCGTAATGTTGCAGAAAAAATAGATTTGTCTGATGTTGCCTTAAGTTATGCAATTGATGAATTTGACATTGGTAGTGAATTGGCAAAGGCAAATTCAAGAGAGAAAAATGCTGTTGTTCATGATACTGTATCTAAAGGCGAATTGCAGCTTTCTAATGATGAGCTTATAAGTTTAAGAGAGCATATTGGTGATGCTGAGTTATTTGAGGTAAAGTTAAATTTCAATAAAGACAATCCTATGGCAACAATTTCTGGATTTCAAATGTTGCAGGCGTTAAAAAGTTTAGGTGAAGTTTATAAATCTATTCCTGATAGTGAAGATTTATTAACCGATAAGTTTTTTGATTCTATTGTATATTATTTAATATCAAATACCTCAGTGGAGAGTATTTCTAAAAAGGTAGATTTATCAGATGTTGTTATTAGTTTTGATATTAAGAAAATCGATTTGGAGCATATTAAAGATGGGGATTTAAATACTGAAGTTGAGAGTTATACTCCTGTTAAGGAGCCAAAAAAGCCAGCTGTGAATGTCAATTTAATTAGGATCGATAGTAAAAGGATAGATTCTATATTAAATCTTGTAAGTGAAGCTGTTATAAGTAAGTCAGCTTATAATCAAATAAATTCTGATATAACATCTTTCCTTTATGGTTTTAATCATTTTTATGATTATCAAGAAAGTTTTCGCAATAGTTTCTTGGTAGATTTAAAGATGATTTTTAAGGATGTAGGTTTGGAATTGGAAAGTTCTCTTGAGAGTCAAATAGCAAATTTGGTGGAGCATAAAATTGATAAAACTTTACAAGATATGGTAGGTTTAAGAGATTTATTGCTTAAAATTCTCCAAGATTCTAGATTTGCTTCTAATAGGCTCTCTAGGATCATTACTGATTTGCATGAGAGTGTTTTAAAGACAAGGATGCTACCAGTTTCTGGTATTTTTTCAAGATTTACAAGAGTGGTAAGAGACCTTTCGAAGAAGCTAGGCAAAGTTGTAGAGCTTAGGACTGAAGGGGAGGATACGGAGGTTGATAAATCTGTCATAGATGATCTTGTAGATCCTTTAATGCATTGTATTAGGAATTCTATGGATCATGGACTTGAGACTGTTGATGAGAGACTTAGCAATGGTAAGGATAAAACTGGTCATATAGTTTTGCGTGCCAAGAATGAAGGTAATGTGATATCAATTGAGATTGAAGATGATGGGAGAGGTATAGATCCAAATATTATTAGGCGGAAGTCAATTGAGAGGGGTTTAATAAAGGAAAATACGGTTTTATCTGAGAGTGAGATTCTTAACTTAATTTTTGAACCTGGATTTTCAACAGCTAGTCAAATTACAGATGTTTCTGGTAGAGGTGTAGGACTTGATGTTGTTAAGAGTAATGTTAAGAAATTAAATGGAAATATTATAATAGATTCAAAGGTTAATGTTGGTACTACTTTTAAAATAAAGCTTCCTTTAACATTAGTGATTGTGCAGGGCCTTCTTGTAAAATCAGGCAGCGAGATTTATGTTATTCCTTTAAATAGTGTTCTTGAAACGCATAGAATTAGTGAGGAAAATATTAAGTTTCTTGAAAATGATCATGAGGTTTATAATTTAAGGGAAGAAGTTATATCTGTGCTTAGACTCGATGAGCTTTTTAATATAAAAGACGATCAAACATTATATGAGAAGTTTTTGATAGTCATTAGTATTAATGATAAAAAGGCAGGGATCATTGTGGATTCTATTCTTGGAGAAGAAGATTTTGTTGTAAAGCCTATTAAAGATAAGTATGCGTCAAGTCCCGGAATAGTTGGAGCTACTACACTTGGTAATGGTAAGGTTGTCTTAATTATTGATGTATTTAGGCTTTTTGACCTAAAGGATATGAAAGGATAG